Proteins encoded together in one uncultured Sphaerochaeta sp. window:
- a CDS encoding substrate-binding domain-containing protein produces MKRTILLLFIPLLLFSSCSKKQQDTDTPYRIAVITMMQGGEFWGALKNGARSARLATGAVLEFFAPVNESDYAGQVAFVEEAIEQGFDAIILSPSHHTQLEQVVSKARSAGIKVVLADTGLLQVDPDFLITADYQLIGKQVAEHAFSHFGEEEPINALIIGSLPNTTSMRDLIGSLESAFLQRKNAHINTIAYSFSSEILARDTAANAIEADPSINLIFALEEYTAHGVAAALSPKHEIHFIAFGNTQHEIQLLEAEVIDALVVVNSFNLGYRSVLSAVELLEGKKPAHKLVDFALVTKESMFSEEHQHLLFQTFQ; encoded by the coding sequence ATGAAACGAACAATCCTTCTCCTGTTTATACCCTTGCTCCTGTTCTCAAGCTGTTCAAAGAAACAGCAGGACACCGATACGCCTTACCGTATTGCAGTGATTACCATGATGCAGGGAGGAGAATTCTGGGGGGCGCTGAAGAATGGGGCACGTAGTGCAAGACTGGCAACAGGGGCGGTACTGGAGTTCTTTGCGCCGGTCAATGAATCAGATTACGCTGGCCAGGTAGCCTTCGTAGAGGAAGCAATCGAACAAGGATTCGATGCAATCATCCTCTCCCCGAGCCATCATACACAACTGGAGCAAGTGGTGAGCAAAGCTCGATCCGCCGGTATCAAGGTGGTGCTGGCAGACACCGGGCTCTTACAGGTAGACCCGGATTTCCTTATCACCGCTGATTACCAATTGATCGGAAAGCAAGTGGCTGAACACGCCTTCAGCCACTTCGGTGAAGAAGAACCCATCAATGCCCTGATCATCGGATCCTTGCCGAATACCACCAGCATGAGAGATCTCATCGGTTCCCTTGAATCAGCATTCCTGCAAAGGAAGAATGCACACATCAACACAATTGCCTACAGCTTCTCTTCTGAGATCCTGGCACGCGATACTGCTGCAAATGCAATCGAAGCTGATCCCTCGATCAACCTCATATTTGCCTTGGAGGAGTATACCGCACATGGTGTTGCTGCTGCACTCTCTCCAAAGCATGAGATTCACTTCATTGCCTTTGGTAATACCCAGCATGAGATACAACTTCTTGAGGCTGAGGTAATCGATGCCTTGGTTGTCGTAAACTCATTCAACCTGGGGTATCGCAGTGTCCTCTCAGCAGTGGAACTCTTGGAGGGCAAAAAGCCAGCACATAAGCTGGTGGATTTCGCACTCGTGACCAAGGAGTCCATGTTCAGTGAAGAGCACCAGCACCTACTCTTCCAGACATTCCAGTGA
- the mglC gene encoding galactose/methyl galactoside ABC transporter permease MglC, with product MRTQAIGSFLFGKKSLKEFVMDKAIFLVLLMLVIVIAIINPRILRVQVLRDILMMSSTKIIMALGMMFVILTGGVDLGGGRMVGMAAVISASMLQTSDYVRRFYPELGQVPLLLPILLAVIVGTIFGMMNGMIVAKFKVPAFIATLSSMLIIYGVNSIYFNMPPNNSQPIGGLRPDFTYLGSGSIGFVPVIVIFAAIVSIIVWFILNKTVFGKNVYAVGGNPEAAAVSGINITKTLVGLFGLCGFLISLSGVLEAARTGGATNNYGNGYELDAIASCVVGGVSTTGGVGTVSGVIAGVIIFSFINYGLTFVGVNPYWQNIIKGIIIVSAVSFDIRKYVQKK from the coding sequence ATGCGTACGCAAGCGATAGGTAGTTTCCTCTTTGGTAAAAAGAGTTTGAAAGAGTTTGTGATGGACAAGGCAATCTTCCTCGTCCTGCTTATGTTGGTTATTGTGATCGCCATCATCAATCCCCGTATTCTGAGAGTACAGGTACTCAGGGATATCCTGATGATGAGCTCGACCAAGATCATCATGGCCCTCGGCATGATGTTCGTAATCCTCACCGGTGGCGTTGACCTTGGCGGAGGGCGTATGGTTGGTATGGCAGCGGTAATATCTGCCTCCATGCTCCAGACCTCTGATTATGTCAGGCGTTTCTATCCTGAATTGGGTCAGGTTCCCTTGCTCCTTCCCATTCTGTTGGCCGTAATTGTTGGGACTATTTTTGGGATGATGAACGGAATGATTGTGGCAAAGTTCAAGGTACCGGCCTTTATCGCCACGCTCTCGTCGATGTTGATCATCTACGGAGTCAACTCAATCTATTTCAATATGCCACCGAACAACAGCCAGCCCATCGGCGGACTACGCCCTGATTTCACCTATCTCGGGTCTGGTTCCATAGGATTTGTACCGGTGATTGTCATCTTTGCCGCCATTGTATCGATTATTGTCTGGTTCATACTCAACAAGACCGTCTTCGGTAAGAATGTCTATGCAGTAGGTGGAAATCCAGAGGCTGCAGCGGTTTCCGGTATCAACATCACCAAGACCTTGGTTGGGTTGTTCGGTTTGTGTGGTTTCCTGATCTCCCTTTCAGGTGTACTTGAAGCTGCAAGAACCGGAGGAGCAACCAACAACTACGGAAATGGGTATGAGCTTGATGCCATTGCAAGTTGTGTTGTTGGTGGTGTATCGACAACTGGAGGAGTAGGAACAGTCAGTGGCGTTATTGCCGGTGTCATTATCTTCAGTTTCATCAACTATGGTCTGACGTTTGTTGGGGTGAACCCCTACTGGCAGAACATCATCAAGGGAATCATTATTGTATCTGCGGTCTCCTTTGATATCAGAAAGTACGTACAGAAGAAATAG
- a CDS encoding nitroreductase family protein — protein sequence MQETLELLNNRRTVRAFQERPIEEEHLSLLKQATLRAPTAGNMALYSVVEVSDSEKKKTLAGICDNQEMISKAPLVWVFLADMQKWVNYFQESGAVERGKEQMNVSYRKPGLGDLHLCMQDAIIAAQNAVVAAEALAIGSCYIGDVIEQFEDLRDLLELKQYTIPACMLIFGYPKGKGPIKLTPRCPAPSVFMENRYEELHIEELAHAYQEHEQQRRTTHSLPYENMGTLADYYYLRKHTSAFMEEMNRSVSVMFDWWCGD from the coding sequence ATGCAAGAAACATTGGAACTATTGAATAATCGACGAACTGTCCGCGCCTTCCAGGAGCGACCCATCGAGGAGGAGCATCTCTCGCTCCTGAAACAGGCAACCCTCCGTGCCCCTACGGCAGGGAATATGGCTCTCTACTCAGTCGTTGAAGTCAGCGACAGCGAGAAGAAGAAAACCCTTGCTGGAATATGCGACAACCAGGAGATGATCAGTAAGGCACCCTTGGTCTGGGTATTCCTCGCCGACATGCAGAAGTGGGTGAATTATTTCCAAGAAAGCGGTGCTGTAGAGAGAGGAAAAGAGCAAATGAACGTCTCCTATCGTAAACCTGGCCTAGGTGATCTGCATCTCTGCATGCAGGACGCAATCATAGCAGCGCAGAACGCAGTGGTAGCTGCAGAAGCACTCGCTATAGGCTCCTGTTACATCGGGGACGTCATCGAGCAGTTTGAGGACCTGAGAGATCTCCTGGAACTGAAACAATACACCATCCCGGCATGTATGCTTATCTTTGGCTACCCCAAAGGAAAAGGTCCCATCAAATTGACCCCCCGTTGCCCGGCCCCCTCCGTCTTTATGGAAAACCGATATGAGGAGCTCCATATTGAGGAGTTGGCACATGCTTACCAGGAGCATGAACAGCAGAGAAGGACAACACACTCGCTTCCCTATGAGAACATGGGAACACTCGCAGATTACTACTACCTGAGAAAGCACACCAGTGCCTTCATGGAGGAGATGAACCGCTCTGTCAGTGTCATGTTTGATTGGTGGTGTGGAGACTAA
- a CDS encoding galactose ABC transporter substrate-binding protein: protein MKKFTAIMCLALALVTPVFAQGQAEAGAIEIGCAIYKFDDTFMTGVRNAIVAAAGETDAKVEVVDSMNIQATQNEKVDLFITKGMDAMQINPVDRTAAGVIIDKAKKADIPVVFFNREPLAEDMAKWDKIYYVGARAEESGTMSGQLVVDYWKANPKMDKNGDGVLQYVMLKGEPGHQDAELRTEYSIKALQDAGIKVEKLAEDTGMWDRVKGQEKMAAFIASQGDAIEAVFANNDDMALGAIEALKAAGYFKDGKFMPVVGVDATAPALQALEEGTLLGTVLNDAVNQGRATFALSYELAKGNTPTDASIGYTITDGKYVWVPYQMVTKENYQQFK, encoded by the coding sequence ATGAAAAAGTTTACGGCTATCATGTGCTTGGCACTCGCTCTGGTTACTCCCGTTTTTGCCCAAGGACAGGCAGAGGCTGGAGCCATTGAAATCGGATGTGCAATCTACAAGTTTGACGACACCTTTATGACCGGTGTTCGTAACGCAATCGTCGCTGCAGCAGGAGAGACTGATGCAAAGGTCGAGGTTGTTGATTCCATGAACATCCAGGCTACTCAGAATGAGAAAGTCGACCTGTTCATCACCAAAGGTATGGATGCAATGCAGATCAATCCTGTTGACCGCACCGCTGCTGGAGTCATCATCGACAAGGCCAAGAAGGCTGACATCCCTGTAGTATTCTTCAACCGCGAGCCTTTGGCTGAAGATATGGCTAAATGGGACAAGATTTACTACGTGGGAGCCCGCGCAGAAGAGTCCGGTACCATGAGTGGTCAGTTGGTTGTTGATTACTGGAAAGCCAATCCCAAGATGGACAAGAATGGCGACGGAGTCCTGCAGTATGTAATGCTGAAAGGCGAACCCGGACACCAGGATGCAGAGCTGAGAACCGAGTATTCGATCAAGGCATTGCAGGATGCAGGTATCAAGGTTGAGAAACTTGCTGAAGATACCGGCATGTGGGACCGTGTAAAGGGCCAGGAAAAGATGGCTGCTTTCATCGCCAGCCAGGGTGATGCAATTGAGGCAGTGTTCGCAAACAATGACGACATGGCCCTTGGTGCAATCGAAGCCCTCAAGGCTGCCGGTTACTTCAAAGATGGCAAGTTCATGCCCGTCGTTGGTGTTGATGCAACTGCTCCTGCATTGCAGGCACTCGAGGAAGGCACCCTGCTCGGTACCGTACTCAATGATGCAGTCAACCAGGGTCGTGCAACCTTTGCTCTCTCCTATGAACTTGCAAAGGGTAACACCCCCACCGATGCTTCCATTGGTTACACTATTACTGATGGCAAGTATGTATGGGTTCCTTACCAGATGGTTACCAAGGAGAATTATCAGCAGTTCAAGTAA
- a CDS encoding response regulator: MPYSILLVDDESAVREGIRSRTPWERYNFSVVGEAGNGIEALELVEDLHPDVVITDIRMPYLDGMDLIKEIRLAHPATTLVILSGYDEFTYAQQAMHYDVSEYVLKPVSVDDLCGLLERLGTRLDQEIKRTQDQKRLKEVYQQALPLIREKFLLSLLTTTQATSDQNLISKAREYGLDLEKDEFMVALIESDHLQNDPLQTLAMFEVVDEVCKKEEGSLVFQFENQVAIIFSANSHKQAHYDSVFKKQTYRKAEQVQAYLEKYNFPVVLGIGNQVHRPSAISQSYRQALRALNYSSCYPEQSLLFISDLESESPEEQLGAIQELQANVVLSVKTGNDQQVSEAVSNLFGEALASLSLTQIQELVLSLAVSLQDLAHSYGHTLFTLSEDEGRNLFAELASLTTLGKARRWFTHLCLEIREKIAGQRENSHIQFIGKAKFLITKHFTESGFGLEEICEMIGVSPSYFSSTFKKEVGLSFVQYLTAMRMDRAKELLVKTEGKTYEIAQAVGFSEPNYFSFSFKRHVGLSPSQYRQANR; this comes from the coding sequence ATGCCGTATTCAATACTTCTGGTTGATGATGAGTCTGCTGTGCGAGAAGGAATTCGCTCCCGTACCCCATGGGAGCGGTATAACTTTTCGGTGGTGGGAGAAGCTGGGAATGGAATAGAAGCCCTTGAACTGGTTGAGGACCTTCATCCCGATGTCGTCATCACTGATATCAGAATGCCCTACCTCGATGGCATGGACCTGATCAAGGAAATACGGCTTGCCCATCCTGCAACCACACTCGTGATACTCAGTGGATATGATGAGTTTACCTACGCCCAGCAGGCAATGCACTATGATGTGAGTGAATATGTCCTGAAACCAGTCTCTGTTGATGATCTTTGTGGGCTATTGGAACGTTTAGGCACTCGTTTGGATCAAGAAATCAAAAGAACACAGGACCAGAAAAGACTGAAAGAGGTCTACCAGCAAGCACTCCCCCTTATCAGGGAAAAGTTTCTCCTCTCTCTTCTCACCACCACCCAAGCCACCAGTGACCAGAACCTGATCTCCAAGGCCAGGGAGTATGGCCTTGACCTGGAGAAGGATGAATTCATGGTAGCGCTCATCGAAAGTGACCACCTCCAGAATGATCCACTGCAGACATTGGCAATGTTCGAGGTAGTTGATGAGGTATGCAAGAAAGAGGAAGGGTCCCTGGTGTTTCAGTTCGAAAACCAAGTAGCCATAATCTTCAGTGCCAATAGCCACAAACAGGCACACTATGATTCAGTGTTCAAAAAACAAACTTACCGTAAAGCTGAGCAGGTCCAGGCATATTTGGAGAAATACAACTTTCCTGTTGTTCTTGGAATAGGAAACCAGGTGCACAGACCATCAGCAATCTCCCAATCCTACAGACAGGCACTAAGGGCTCTCAACTATAGTTCTTGCTACCCTGAACAGTCTCTCTTATTTATCAGCGACCTGGAAAGCGAGTCCCCTGAAGAGCAACTCGGGGCCATCCAGGAGCTACAAGCCAATGTGGTACTTTCCGTAAAAACAGGAAATGACCAACAGGTAAGTGAAGCAGTTTCCAACCTGTTCGGAGAGGCCCTCGCATCGCTTAGCCTTACCCAGATTCAGGAACTCGTCCTCTCCCTGGCTGTCTCGCTCCAGGACTTGGCTCACAGCTATGGGCATACCCTCTTCACCCTCTCAGAGGATGAAGGAAGAAACCTCTTTGCAGAGCTCGCATCTCTCACCACCCTGGGTAAAGCACGCCGTTGGTTCACGCATCTCTGTCTGGAGATCCGGGAGAAGATAGCCGGGCAAAGAGAGAACTCACACATCCAGTTCATAGGAAAGGCAAAATTCCTCATAACCAAGCACTTCACTGAATCTGGATTCGGCCTTGAGGAAATCTGTGAGATGATCGGGGTCAGCCCATCCTACTTCAGTTCCACCTTCAAGAAAGAAGTTGGATTGAGCTTCGTACAATACCTGACTGCGATGCGTATGGACCGTGCAAAAGAGTTATTGGTCAAGACTGAAGGAAAAACCTATGAAATCGCCCAGGCAGTCGGGTTCTCCGAACCCAACTACTTCAGTTTCAGTTTCAAGCGACATGTGGGATTATCCCCAAGCCAGTACAGACAGGCTAACCGATGA
- a CDS encoding sugar ABC transporter ATP-binding protein encodes MYVLEMNHVSKSFPGVKALDDVTLKVKPGTVHALMGENGAGKSTLMKCLFGLYSMDEGEIRFNGEPVAINNVKEALSLGISMIHQELHLIPYRSVMENIWLGRFPRIGGSKSPVVDHQTMFERTDQLLKDLNLSSITPTDLLRTLSVSKAQSVEIAKAVSYDSKIIIMDEPSSSLTENEVEHLFAIIRSLRQRGVAIIYISHKMEEILKISDEVTIMRDGHYVGTWEASELTTATIIKRMVGRDLTHRFPAGESKIGKELLRVDNYTSPNPRSFKQVSLTLHEGEILGLGGLVGAQRTEVMEAVFGLRLHNEGSLYVRGKEVTINNSYDAKKYGMALLTEERRATGIFPVLSVQDNLVIANIRAYRDKSGLLSSAKMAADTKKSIKDLDIKTPSARTLIKSLSGGNQQKVLFARWLLTVPDILILDEPTRGIDVGAKYEIYVIMRELAAQGKGVIMISSEMPELLGMTDRVVVMSEGRVAGTVNSKETNQEQVMELATKYVG; translated from the coding sequence ATGTATGTACTAGAAATGAACCATGTCTCCAAATCGTTTCCTGGAGTCAAGGCTCTGGACGATGTCACCCTGAAGGTAAAGCCTGGGACGGTACACGCTCTGATGGGCGAAAACGGAGCAGGAAAATCCACGTTGATGAAGTGCCTCTTTGGGCTATACTCCATGGACGAGGGAGAAATTCGCTTCAACGGGGAGCCGGTTGCAATCAACAACGTAAAGGAAGCACTTTCCTTGGGTATTTCCATGATCCACCAGGAACTTCATCTCATCCCCTACCGCTCTGTGATGGAGAATATCTGGTTGGGTAGGTTCCCGAGAATTGGGGGATCCAAGAGTCCTGTGGTTGACCACCAGACCATGTTTGAAAGGACCGATCAGTTGCTGAAAGACCTGAATCTTAGCAGCATAACACCGACTGACTTACTACGGACCTTGAGTGTCTCCAAGGCACAGAGTGTTGAGATAGCGAAGGCAGTCTCCTATGATTCGAAAATTATCATCATGGATGAGCCAAGCTCATCGTTGACGGAGAATGAGGTGGAACATCTGTTTGCCATCATACGTTCTCTTCGTCAGCGTGGAGTTGCGATCATCTATATTTCCCATAAGATGGAGGAGATCCTCAAGATCTCTGATGAAGTGACCATCATGCGTGACGGGCACTATGTAGGGACCTGGGAAGCAAGTGAGCTTACCACGGCAACCATCATCAAACGTATGGTGGGACGTGATCTTACGCATCGATTCCCGGCCGGAGAAAGCAAGATTGGTAAGGAGTTGCTCCGCGTTGATAACTATACCTCCCCAAATCCGAGGAGTTTCAAGCAGGTATCCCTGACACTGCATGAGGGAGAAATCTTGGGACTCGGGGGTCTTGTTGGTGCCCAGAGAACCGAGGTGATGGAGGCAGTCTTTGGCCTAAGACTCCATAATGAAGGCTCCCTGTATGTGAGAGGGAAGGAAGTAACGATCAACAATTCCTATGATGCCAAGAAGTATGGTATGGCCCTGTTGACCGAAGAGAGGCGAGCTACCGGTATTTTCCCTGTCCTGTCTGTCCAGGATAACCTGGTGATAGCAAATATCAGGGCATATCGGGATAAGAGCGGATTACTCAGTTCGGCTAAGATGGCCGCAGATACAAAGAAAAGCATCAAGGATCTCGATATAAAGACTCCCTCAGCTAGGACCTTGATCAAGAGCCTGAGTGGAGGAAACCAGCAGAAGGTGCTTTTCGCTCGTTGGTTGCTTACCGTCCCTGATATCCTCATCCTTGATGAGCCTACCAGGGGAATCGATGTAGGAGCCAAGTATGAGATCTATGTCATCATGCGTGAGCTGGCTGCACAGGGCAAGGGTGTGATCATGATCAGCAGTGAGATGCCTGAACTCTTGGGTATGACCGATAGGGTCGTGGTAATGAGTGAGGGGCGTGTTGCCGGTACGGTGAACAGTAAAGAGACAAACCAGGAACAGGTAATGGAACTGGCGACAAAGTATGTCGGGTAG
- a CDS encoding sensor histidine kinase, with amino-acid sequence MKREKQPYSIMTLLTFAIAVVSISFTLLISAILYSQFSSQIRENATVSTREIVRQVNANLSYYTNDILTIATYARDLAKQTNRLPREELENRLRSIVDSRQDIVCLVLFDLEGETLLSTSDAPRRPTEEIIGQTWFTRAIGGEGNFYFTGPHVQQLFTSSYPWVITYSQQISYTNKQGELSQGLLLIDMNFWAVSELCQSAKLGSSGYVYFIDNNGKIVYHPFQQLINSDLFNEDLESVQEHIFGTFTNTFEGRERLVIIDTVNNARWRIVGVAYMDELMAGLEQYTTVMFIILAFCIITTILIARTASAYISRPIKELERLMNSVERGDFSSPPTVGGNQEVAALSQTFAVMVQRIRQLMDDIVKSQEMKRKFELDALQAKINPHFLYNTLDSVVWMAEQNDTNGVITMVTALARLFRISISKGRDIITLGEELEHVRNYLIIQQIRYRDKFQFSIDMEPGIENLPTIKLIIQPIVENAIYHGIKYLQEMGYVDIKVFKKKPGAVIIEIRDNGVGMDEQRLNTILSMSSPSQKNGAGIGVRNVHQRIQLYYGSDYGLEISSELDEGTLVRLVIPEQDPIQPIKVVHR; translated from the coding sequence ATGAAAAGAGAGAAGCAACCGTACTCCATCATGACCCTCCTGACCTTTGCTATTGCGGTAGTCTCCATCTCCTTCACGCTCCTGATCTCTGCAATCCTCTACAGCCAGTTCTCTTCCCAGATCAGGGAGAATGCAACCGTCTCAACAAGAGAGATCGTTCGGCAGGTAAATGCCAATCTGAGTTACTACACCAACGACATTCTCACTATCGCAACCTATGCCCGCGATCTTGCCAAACAGACCAATAGACTTCCCAGGGAAGAACTTGAAAATCGCCTGCGGTCAATCGTTGATAGCCGCCAGGATATTGTCTGCCTTGTCCTCTTCGACCTTGAAGGCGAGACACTGCTCTCCACCAGCGATGCCCCACGCCGGCCAACAGAGGAGATCATAGGCCAGACTTGGTTCACAAGGGCGATCGGAGGAGAAGGAAACTTCTACTTCACCGGCCCTCACGTACAACAGCTGTTCACCTCCAGTTACCCATGGGTCATCACCTATAGCCAACAGATCAGCTACACCAACAAACAGGGAGAGCTCAGCCAAGGATTGCTCCTCATTGACATGAATTTCTGGGCGGTAAGTGAGCTTTGCCAAAGTGCAAAACTCGGGTCCAGCGGATATGTCTACTTCATAGACAATAATGGGAAAATCGTGTACCACCCCTTCCAACAATTGATCAACTCGGATCTGTTCAATGAAGATCTGGAGTCAGTCCAGGAACACATATTCGGAACCTTCACCAATACCTTTGAAGGGAGGGAACGCCTGGTCATCATAGATACCGTAAACAACGCTCGATGGAGAATTGTCGGGGTAGCGTACATGGATGAGTTGATGGCAGGACTCGAGCAGTACACCACCGTCATGTTCATCATCCTTGCCTTCTGCATCATCACCACCATCCTTATCGCCCGCACTGCTTCTGCCTATATCAGCCGACCGATCAAGGAGCTGGAAAGGTTGATGAATAGTGTGGAGCGTGGCGACTTCTCATCCCCACCTACGGTAGGGGGAAACCAGGAAGTTGCAGCGCTCAGCCAGACATTTGCCGTGATGGTGCAACGTATCAGGCAACTGATGGATGACATCGTCAAAAGCCAGGAGATGAAACGCAAGTTCGAGCTTGATGCACTCCAGGCAAAGATCAATCCACATTTCCTATACAATACCCTCGACTCAGTGGTCTGGATGGCTGAACAGAATGATACAAATGGTGTCATTACCATGGTAACTGCACTGGCAAGACTCTTCAGGATATCGATCAGCAAAGGCAGGGATATCATCACCCTCGGTGAAGAGTTGGAGCATGTGAGAAATTATCTCATCATCCAACAGATTCGTTATCGAGACAAATTCCAGTTTTCCATCGATATGGAACCTGGAATTGAGAACCTCCCTACCATCAAGTTGATCATCCAGCCAATCGTGGAGAATGCCATCTATCATGGCATAAAGTACCTGCAGGAAATGGGATATGTCGATATCAAGGTATTCAAGAAAAAACCAGGAGCGGTGATCATTGAAATCAGGGACAACGGAGTTGGTATGGATGAGCAGAGACTGAATACCATACTCAGCATGTCCAGTCCCTCGCAGAAGAATGGTGCCGGAATTGGGGTAAGAAATGTACATCAAAGAATCCAACTGTACTATGGATCGGACTATGGTCTGGAGATATCCAGCGAACTGGACGAGGGAACACTGGTAAGGCTGGTCATCCCTGAGCAGGATCCCATACAACCAATCAAGGTGGTACACCGATGA
- a CDS encoding pectinesterase family protein, translating to MEAYLITLTPEDSINDALVRFPEDGKPLIITLEKGTYTEKVVIDRADVTLVGAGCEKTRISFSDAARIDMMGTFASATCTVKEANFRAEHLTFANDFDYPSFRHLVEQDPGKVKGLQAVAFRTTDRADSTILEDCAFFGYQDTLLLDEGTHLLKNCQIEGNIDFIFGGGLALFTDCTILSNGQGYVTAPSTPGDQLGFCFHRCRFLRKEGVPDYSVYLGRPWHPKADPTIESFTLLVECYLDKHIHDSGWTEMHAFPPEGGEVIFTPEQSRFYESACTGPGSSSKRENLGENEASSLVMAIESLI from the coding sequence ATGGAAGCATACCTGATTACCCTCACCCCAGAAGACAGCATCAATGATGCTCTTGTTAGATTCCCTGAAGATGGGAAGCCACTCATTATCACCCTTGAGAAGGGTACCTATACCGAGAAAGTAGTTATTGACCGGGCGGATGTAACCCTTGTTGGAGCTGGGTGTGAGAAGACACGGATTAGCTTCAGCGATGCTGCACGAATAGATATGATGGGAACCTTTGCCTCTGCAACCTGCACGGTAAAGGAAGCGAATTTCAGGGCGGAACATCTGACGTTTGCCAATGATTTTGACTATCCTTCCTTTCGCCATCTTGTGGAACAGGATCCTGGGAAAGTGAAGGGATTACAGGCAGTTGCTTTCAGAACCACGGATAGGGCTGATTCCACCATCTTGGAGGATTGTGCCTTCTTTGGATACCAGGATACCTTGTTGCTTGATGAGGGTACGCACCTACTCAAGAATTGCCAGATTGAAGGAAACATCGATTTCATCTTTGGGGGTGGCCTTGCTCTCTTTACCGATTGTACAATCCTCTCAAATGGACAGGGGTATGTTACCGCTCCCTCAACCCCTGGTGACCAATTGGGCTTCTGTTTCCACCGATGCCGGTTCCTCAGGAAAGAAGGAGTCCCGGATTATTCAGTGTATCTTGGTAGGCCCTGGCATCCAAAGGCTGATCCTACGATAGAATCCTTCACGCTTTTGGTAGAGTGCTACCTAGATAAACACATCCATGACTCCGGCTGGACTGAGATGCATGCCTTCCCTCCAGAGGGTGGGGAAGTGATCTTCACACCAGAACAATCACGGTTCTATGAATCTGCTTGCACTGGGCCAGGCTCCTCTTCTAAGCGTGAAAATCTTGGAGAAAATGAGGCTTCCTCCCTGGTTATGGCAATCGAGTCATTAATATAA